One window of Opisthocomus hoazin isolate bOpiHoa1 chromosome 15, bOpiHoa1.hap1, whole genome shotgun sequence genomic DNA carries:
- the ZDHHC4 gene encoding palmitoyltransferase ZDHHC4 — translation MTFLALFVGYLCLVLAAIVLLGICSGSARGAGQVLSFVIPTQLQGATHRVLHRLFHTRSCLFVALHIALQAAVYGEYTWEVFAYCWELQFHLVLLLLPYLLLAGNVACFVLCSRADPGTITKSSHASLVKIYAYDGVLFQKGVPCPTCNMEKPARSKHCSFCSVCVHRFDHHCVWVNNCIGAFNAKYFVLYLLTLTAMAAAIAAITAAFLVRLVLLSDMMHGRYIDDQGQERTVEILFLVQHLFLTFPRIVFMLGFVILLVLVLGAYCCFSLYLALTNQTANEWYKSRRYGCSHHLTVQPPDGRVVYKNIYSKGAWMNLKEIFKPPTELERKKKT, via the exons ATGACCTTCCTGGCGCTCTTCGTGGGTTACCTGTGCCTTGTGCTCGCCGCCATCGTGCTGCTCGGTATCTGCTCGGGGAGCGCCCGCGGCGCGGGCCAG gTGTTGTCCTTTGTAATCCCCACGCAGCTCCAGGGAGCGACACACAGGGTGCTTCACAGGCTCTTCCATACGAG AAGCTGTTTGTTTGTTGCCCTGCACATCGCCTTGCAGGCTGCAGTGTACGGGGAATACACCTGGGAAGTGTTTGCTtactgctgggagctgcagttccacctcgtcctgctgctgctgccctacctgctgctggctgggaaCGTGGCCTGCTTCGTCCTCTGCTCCCGGGCCGACCCTG GTACAATAACAAAATCAAGTCACGCATCACTGGTGAAGATCTATGCGTATGATGGTGTATTATTTCAGAAAGGCGTTCCGTGTCCTACGTGCAACATGGAGAAGCCAGCCCGATCAAAACACTGCA GTTTCTGCAGTGTGTGTGTACATCGTTTTGATCACCACTGTGTGTGGGTCAACAACTGCATCGGTGCCTTCAACGCAAAGTATTTCGTCCTTTACCTCCTCACCCTGACGGCCATGGCTGCGGCCATTGCAGCCATCACAGCAGCGTTTCTCGTCCGACTGGTGCTGCTGTCAGACATGATGCATGGGAGATACATTGATGACCAAGGACAGGAGCGCACTGTTGAGATTCTCTTCCTCGTTCAG cacCTTTTCTTGACTTTTCCTAGGATTGTCTTCATGCTTGGCTTTGTCATTCTTCTCGTGCTCGTCCTGGGTGCGTACTGCTGCTTCAGTCTGTACTTGGCCTTAACCAACCAGACTGCCAATGAATGGTATAAATCCAGAAGATACGGGTGTTCCCACCATCTAACAGTGCAGCCACCTGACGGACGAGTTGTCTACAAAAACATTTATTCTAAAGGAGCCTGGATGAATTTAAAGGAAATCTTTAAACCTCCTACAGagttggaaagaaagaagaaaacatga